The sequence TATAGAAGAATACATAATAGGCCCTGCTGATGAACTTGCTGATGGTCAGGAGCCAACTGCTGATAAAGACACAGTCAGATTATACGGACCTGAAGAAGGCCTCCAATGGGATGCCAAACCTGTCACTGGACTGAGTTCACTTGGCCTTGCCTCCCGCCAGGGAAGCATGGTGAACCAAAGTATGCCACTCATGGACCCTCTTGTGACTCTGTTTGGTAGTGTCCATGAAAACCTCCCTGAGTCAGGAAGTACGCGTAGCATGCTTTTTCCTAATTTTGGCAGCATGTTCAGCACCGCAGAGCCACCGGTTAAAACTGATCGATGGGATGAAGAGAGCCAGCATAGAGAAGGTGAGGAGTACATGTCAGAGGCTGGTGGGGAAGACTCTGATGACAATCTACATAGTCCGTTGATCTCTCGTCAAACAACCAGCTTGGAAAAGGACATGGTCGCCCCTACTTCCCATGGCAGTGTACTGAGCATGAGGCACCACAGCAGTCTCATGCAAGGAACAGGGGAAACAGTTAGTAGTACAGGTATTGGTGGTGGCTGGCAGTTGGCATGGCAATGGACTGAGAGAGAAGGTGAGGATGGAAAGAAGGAAGGAGGATTTAAAAGGATTTATTTGCATCAGGAGGGAGGTCCTGGAACCCGACGCGGGTCCCTAGTTTCACTTCCTGGCGGAGATGTTCCAGCGGAAGGCGAGTATATCCAGGCTGCTGCTCTAGTAAGCCAGCCTGCTCTTTATACCAAGGAGCTTATGGAGCAGCATCCAGTTGGACCAGCAATGGTCCACCCAGCTGAAACTGCTTCAAAAGGACCAATTTGGGCTGCTCTTCGTCAACCAGGGGTTAAGCGTGCATTGTTTGTCGGAATTGGAATTCAGTTACTTCAGCAGGTAGTACctgtttatatataatttatttttattgctctACTTAATCTTTAAATGATTAACACTGTTCTGATCCATGTGAATGGATTACTCTAGTTTTCTTTCTCgtgcttcttctttttaaaccctttcttttcttttgtcagTTCTTTCATGATGATTTACCCATTTGTTAACTGCTTGAGAGGCCCAATCTGGGCTAGTCCTCTCAAACCAGTAGTTAAGCATGCGGTTTATGATAGGTTGGAATACAGGTTTCTTTTGCAGGTTGTAATTGGATATCTATTATGTTAATTGATTAACTTATATTACTCTAATAcctttcaataaataaaaaaaaacttatatttctCTACTACTTTTGCTCCTGGTAAGTCAATGTAAAAGCTGTGACCCAGTTGGCACAGATTCAGTCCATGCATGtcttttgaattaattttcattctttttcttttatttttatgatccTCTCTTTCATGTTTCCTGATTGGGGTTTCCCTGTATCTTAAATTTAAAGTGGTGGTTTCCACTTTTCAAGTCACAAAATCTTTGGAAGGAACAGAGAATTTGACCTAAGTCATTCTTAAACCTACCATAACCAGTGAGCTCTTACCACtttgaatttttgtcaatttgGATATAGCTAAAGAATCATTATGCAGAAACTTTCTGAAGAAATGATGGTTATAGTCACATTTATTTCATGTGATAAAGTTTTTAACTACATTTCATCTGTGGCATCCATGCAGTTGCTGTTCTACTCacattttgcattattttttctcatttcttcCTTAGCTTCCTTTAACTCGTtggattttgtatttaaaatttgggaATTCTTCTTCTCGTTTTCCTTGCATGAAAATTCTCTGTTTGGTCAATTGAGTTATAATGATTTATGTGATAACTAAGTTTTTTTCTATATGCATGTGCAGTTTTCTGGAATAAATGGGGTTCTCTACTACACTCCTCAAATTCTAGAAGATGCAGGTGTCGAAGTACTTCTTGCAGACTTGGGCCTTACTTCAGAGTCTGCATCGTTCCTTATTAGTGCATTCACAACCTTGTTGATGCTTCCTTGTATTATTTTAGGCATGAGGCTCATGGATTCTGCTGGCAgaaggtgaattttttttttttccctttttattttatgatttttactTTGTCACTTATAACTATGTTGGGAATCATTAAATCCAAGATCCTCTTTTTCTTACATGCTTAAATATTTTCCCTAAATAGTAACAGACAATGACACTCTTTTTATGCCTTACCTATCTAGTTAGAGACAACACAGTTTATTTGCTGAACTGCACTTGCTTGCATCCATATTTCTTATTGCCTCAGTTCTGTTATATTCGTCCTTGTTACATTTCTAGGCATATGATAATTGTCATATGTAACTTTCGTGAATTATACTCTCATGATTAGAACTAATAAAACCCGTTCTGCAGGAAGCTATTACTCACTACAATTCCAGTGCTGGTAGTGTCGCTCATCATTCTAGTATTTTCCCAACTTGTCACAATAAGCACTGTTGTTAATGCAGCACTCTCCACCGCTTGTGTTGTGATCTATTTCTGCGTCTTTGTCACGGCCTATGGGCCAATTCCTAATATACTCTGCTCTGAGATCTTCCCTACAAGAGTTCGAGGCCTCTGCATTGCTATTTGTGCCCTGGTGTACTGGATTTCAGACATCATAGTCACTTACACATTGCCAGTACTGCTTGAAGTAATTGGCCTTGGTGGTATCTTTGGCATTTACGCTGTTGTGTGTGTCATCTCCTGGATATTCATCTATTTAAAGGTTCCAGAAACAAAAGGCATGCCCCTCGAGGTCATTACTGAGATGTTTGCTGTTGGTGCTAGCCAAGCTGCTGCTGCGAAGAGCAAGTGATTGAATTCTTTCAACAGATTTAGCCACTTTTTGGCTGTATCAGCTGCTGAAGATGTCATCAATCTTCCGTTTGGAAATTTTTGCTTCTTGTGGTTGcattatgaatgaaaatattCTTCTAATTCAAACTCGTTGAAAAAATTTTGCCTTATAGCATGATTATTTATTGGAGACTTCTAATAAAGAGCATAGCTGATATAGTTTGATGTCCATTGGTAGCCAACCTGGTCTTTCATGTAATAATACTATAATAGCGATACCATTTCATGTACTAATAGcgataccaattttttttttcatgtttttttaaatCAGCTAGTTTCGTTATAATGATTTAAGGGAGCAACACTTCCAAAAAATGTGACTCGTCTGGGTTTAACCTGTTGAACATCAACCCCCCTGGCCTAAGCACCTGTAATTAGGAATCCGAGTTTAACAACCATCAAGCGTTAGATAGTACCCTCTTTCTTGAGGAATATTGGATTCTCTGTTTTCCATTTGtgtttaaattttctttctagTATTAGCTAGCTAGATTTTCACCCAAGGGTTGACATGTTCTCAAAAAACTActggcatttttatttttatttttattttttccaggTTTTcagcatctctctctcttaacttGTAGAGGAATGAGGAATATCTAATCTCATTGAACTCCAACCTCATCTTCCTTTCTAAAAGAAACAATTCCATCATCTGCCAAACCGAAGGAAACATATTTGATGAAAATAACATGCATCAACCATTCAACCTGACATTGGCTGTCAGTTAGTCAGGTAGAAATTATAGGTTTGGTTGAATCTTCATTTTGGCGTCTTCATCACCCAAATGACCAAAAAAGGTTTCAATAGTTAAATTAGTTCAAATCCAACTATTTTCACACATTCACCACCTACTAGTATGAAAAAGTTATCTCATGAGATTAGCCTATGAAGCACCTCGCTCTCACATTTGGTGGGCCCCCAGACGTGTGATCCACATGGAAGAGGTGTGCTCCATACACTGGTCTCATAAGATAGTTTTTCCATCAGTACACacaaatatgagagagagagagggatttaCATGCAGTCAATACAGAAACCATGTGTACAACAGATTTTATGCAGTAAGGCTATCTATGGAAAAACATTGCAATCTACGTAGAATAAACTGAAATAAGTAGACTTTCTATTTACAATCCAGCCTTCGCTTTTCAACTTGAATATCAGAGATGGAcgttgttaaaattcaaaatttagaagCAAATTCATACCAATATCTGGATATGTATTTCGTAAAACTCAGGAATCCCATGTTTGCTGCAGAACATGTCTCTTTGACAGATGACAGTAGCATTCCTAGAAGCCAGATGTAACTTACAGTTTCTGCGTTTCCTCTGAGGATGAATTGCTTTCAACTGAAATTGGGGCAGGATCTGATGTGGGGGGCATAGAGTCACTGGTTTGATTATTAAAGGAACTCTGTTCTACTTGCTCACGAGACCTTGGATGTTCCTTGAATGGTCTCTCAAAATCTTTAGCATTTCTGGGATCTATCATTAAATTATTGAGTTTTTGCTCCtgcaaacaaaaaagaattttcaGAGAGCAATATGGGGGTGACATTTTATGCCCTACAGTCCTAGTAATCAACTGCTTGTCAATTTCAAGTACACAAAAACATGACTTAGAATAAATACAAGTTCATTCAAGTTCCTAGGCTAATTAAACAACTTCTATTCCTTGGTCAATTATACAAATGGATGGATGCAGGGTAGATAGAGCCGTAAGTTGAGATAGCTGCATGGAAACATGCTTAGACTTTGAAAAAATTGCCTAAGGTAGTAAGGTGTCAAAGTTAAAACAACCTATTTCAACCACCTTGTCAATAGAAGGTGCCAGCTTGGAAAATATAAGCACTAACAAAGATACATTTATGGAACTCTAGCCTGAAACATGGATCCATTACCAATTGCAATTACTCAAATCAGCGTAAGCCTCACTTCAGAAGAAAGTTGATGACATGAAGGATTCAATTATCCCAGCACAACAGATTTGAAAACATCTCACATTTTTCAGTGTGTTTGAATTGTCCATTTAATAACATGGTAAATTCAAGTGCTCTCGAATCATCCTTATTTTCTACCATTTAACTATCTAAGGTGAGAACcattatttgtttgatttatgATAGTTCTGCCGGAACCAATATATCATGCCTTGATCTGAAGGCATCACTGTTGGCATCAACATTGGTGTTAAGAATCCAACCCCAATCAGATGAGTTAAATACGGGAACTGTCATATCTCCTGTATTTGGCAACATCATCTACATGTAAAACTAAACTCAACAGAGTCTTCAGCCAGACTTAAGGTTGGCTACAAGTACCCCAATTTTGTAGGACCAGATTTGGTaatggccattttggccctacCTTGATATCGTTCAACTACATCAAGGTCTGCAAATTCCAAGACACTGGATGTTTTATTCAGATGTAATAAAGCTATTGTGCATGGAGATATTTCCCCCGTTTCTAGTAGTAAACATAGTTGCATCTCAGTACTTAGTACTT is a genomic window of Quercus lobata isolate SW786 chromosome 2, ValleyOak3.0 Primary Assembly, whole genome shotgun sequence containing:
- the LOC115974684 gene encoding monosaccharide-sensing protein 2-like; the protein is MNGAVLVAVAAAIGNFLQGWDNATIAGAIVYITDDLDLQTTVEGLVVAMSLIGATVITTFSGPVSDWLGRRPMLIISSVLYFISGLVMLWSPNVYVLLLARLLDGFGIGLAVTLAPVYISETAPPEIRGRLNTLPQFTGSGGMFLSYCMVFGMSLTTSPSWRMMLGILSIPSFLYFVLAVFYLPESPRWLVSKGKMTQAEKVLQRLRGREDVSGEMALLVEGLGLGGETSIEEYIIGPADELADGQEPTADKDTVRLYGPEEGLQWDAKPVTGLSSLGLASRQGSMVNQSMPLMDPLVTLFGSVHENLPESGSTRSMLFPNFGSMFSTAEPPVKTDRWDEESQHREGEEYMSEAGGEDSDDNLHSPLISRQTTSLEKDMVAPTSHGSVLSMRHHSSLMQGTGETVSSTGIGGGWQLAWQWTEREGEDGKKEGGFKRIYLHQEGGPGTRRGSLVSLPGGDVPAEGEYIQAAALVSQPALYTKELMEQHPVGPAMVHPAETASKGPIWAALRQPGVKRALFVGIGIQLLQQFSGINGVLYYTPQILEDAGVEVLLADLGLTSESASFLISAFTTLLMLPCIILGMRLMDSAGRRKLLLTTIPVLVVSLIILVFSQLVTISTVVNAALSTACVVIYFCVFVTAYGPIPNILCSEIFPTRVRGLCIAICALVYWISDIIVTYTLPVLLEVIGLGGIFGIYAVVCVISWIFIYLKVPETKGMPLEVITEMFAVGASQAAAAKSK